A single Glycine soja cultivar W05 chromosome 14, ASM419377v2, whole genome shotgun sequence DNA region contains:
- the LOC114384171 gene encoding exocyst complex component EXO70B1-like, whose amino-acid sequence METPEECLLLEDLSQVMIQSNSNTELVDAEGDSTLNTPPPENGDADGVPLLGLDLVTQCNSSSQEDNSDDGLIPQFMDCIKVLEKENEILVPMVSSHVDKYLKAMLDSESKPELSPPPPELYPDVNMVVDALPSGIVTRLSDTAKQMMEAGFERECCDAYSKWRREFQEQCLSALGLKLQELKIEDFENWIKTCKAAVKIMFPNERRLSNIVFSGFHRAADVSFTEVCMKLTICLVSFADTIITTTTTTTTDQSYLLPNFLSSVIPEMSKSLHELNQESLLHGFCKDGILLEADVKKVHERFEIFKAFANLIYINTAQETVAGGGGLHLITQQATNYIDHVCESFGETVREYKIIPGREGKSSFSELLARMIELLESILETKSRDDYTDPALGYVFMMNNLWYIGQEACKWRSLVDGRTILDDHWFQQNTTKVEQNCKLYQRSSWNKMLDILKLEGNESVAPPNVVAESMKDKLNLFNLQFEKIYFFQSTWILSDHKQLREQVINSIDSTLLPAYGKFIDRFQDVLGERACEYIEYGIVDIQNRLSCLFLLSE is encoded by the coding sequence ATGGAAACTCCAGAGGAGTGTCTTCTGCTCGAGGACCTAAGTCAAGTAATGATTCAAAGTAATTCAAATACAGAACTAGTAGATGCTGAAGGTGATAGTACTCTAAATACCCCACCACCAGAAAACGGGGATGCTGATGGTGTTCCTCTTCTGGGTCTGGACTTAGTCACTCAATGCAATTCATCTTCACAGGAAGACAACAGTGATGATGGTCTTATCCCACAGTTCATGGATTGTATAAAAGTGCTTGAGAAGGAGAACGAGATTCTTGTCCCCATGGTTTCAAGTCATGTGGACAAATATCTTAAAGCCATGCTTGACTCCGAATCCAAACCAGAGCTGTCGCCACCGCCACCAGAACTTTATCCTGACGTCAACATGGTGGTGGATGCACTGCCATCAGGAATCGTCACGCGCCTTAGCGACACCGCGAAGCAAATGATGGAAGCCGGGTTTGAGCGGGAATGCTGTGACGCGTACAGCAAATGGCGAAGAGAGTTTCAAGAACAGTGTCTGTCTGCACTTGGGTTGAAATTGCAAGAGCTCAAGATAGAGGACTTTGAGAATTGGATAAAAACTTGCAAGGCAGCGGTAAAGATAATGTTTCCCAATGAAAGGAGACTCAGCAATATTGTCTTCTCGGGGTTTCATAGAGCTGCGGACGTCTCTTTCACGGAGGTTTGCATGAAATTGACGATTTGTCTAGTGAGTTTTGCCGATACCatcataacaacaacaacaacgacaaCAACTGATCAGAGTTATTTGCTGCCAAATTTTTTGTCCAGTGTCATTCCTGAAATGTCGAAATCATTGCATGAGCTGAATCAGGAGTCACTCTTACACGGATTTTGTAAGGACGGTATCTTGCTCGAAGCTGATGTGAAGAAGGTTCATGAaagatttgaaatttttaaggCGTTTGCAAATCTTATTTACATTAATACTGCTCAGGAAACTGTCGCCGGTGGAGGAGGGCTTCATCTGATTACCCAGCAAGCAACGAACTACATCGATCATGTTTGTGAATCTTTCGGAGAAACTGTCCGAGAATACAAGATTATTCCTGGAAGAGAGGGAAAATCTTCATTTTCTGAGCTGCTAGCCAGGATGATAGAGTTGTTAGAGAGCATTTTGGAAACCAAGTCCAGAGACGACTACACTGACCCTGCATTGGGCTATGTTTTTATGATGAATAATCTCTGGTACATTGGACAAGAGGCATGTAAATGGAGATCCCTTGTGGACGGAAGAACCATATTAGATGATCATTGGTTCCAACAAAACACAACAAAGGTGGAACAAAACTGTAAACTCTATCAAAGAAGCTCATGGAATAAGATGCTGGACATTTTGAAGCTAGAGGGAAACGAGTCAGTGGCGCCACCTAATGTGGTAGCAGAGTCAATGAAAGATAAGCTCAATTTGTTCAACCTACAGTTTGAGAAGATATACTTCTTTCAATCTACATGGATTCTCTCTGATCATAAGCAACTAAGGgaacaagttataaattccaTAGACAGCACCTTGTTGCCAGCATATGGAAAATTTATTGACAGGTTTCAGGATGTTCTTGGTGAGCGTGCTTGTGAGTATATTGAGTATGGAATTGTAGACATTCAAAATCGTCTCAGCTGTTTGTTTCTTCTAAGTGAGTAG
- the LOC114384172 gene encoding UDP-glycosyltransferase 87A1-like, with protein sequence MNVLFHYCKPESGDKRVDYIPGISPMRLVGFPLNDGSCHSTQICLKGFAWVSKAQYLLFTSIYELEPHAIDVLKAELSLPIYTIGPAIPYFSLQNNPTFSTTNGTSHSYMEWLQVLFFTSHKGSHFSVSRAQMDEIAFALRESGIRFLWVGRSEASRLKGICGNKGLVVTWCDQQLRVLSHPSIGGFWSHCGWNSTKEGMLAGVSFLTFPIIMDQPIDSKMIVEDWKVGWRVKEDVKVNNTTLMKKDEIVMLVQKFMDLDCELAREIRERSKTPRQMCRRAITNGGSAVTDLNAFVGDLMQATLIP encoded by the coding sequence ATGAATGTTTTGTTTCACTACTGCAAGCCAGAAAGCGGTGACAAACGTGTGGATTATATCCCTGGAATTTCCCCAATGCGCCTCGTCGGTTTTCCTCTGAACGATGGAAGTTGCCACAGTACGCAAATATGCCTGAAAGGTTTCGCGTGGGTTTCAAAAGCACAGTATCTTCTATTCACTTCCATTTATGAGCTCGAACCTCATGCCATTGATGTCCTAAAAGCAGAGTTGTCATTGCCCATATACACTATTGGCCCTGCCATACCTTATTTTAGCCTTCAAAACAATCCCACTTTCAGCACCACAAATGGGACTAGTCATAGCTACATGGAGTGGCTACAGGTTCTGTTCTTTACATCTCACAAAGGAAGCCATTTCTCGGTTTCAAGGGCTCAAATGGATGAGATTGCATTTGCTTTGAGGGAAAGTGGCATTCGGTTCTTGTGGGTAGGCCGTAGTGAGGCTTCAAGGTTGAAAGGAATTTGTGGGAACAAAGGGTTAGTTGTGACATGGTGTGACCAACAATTGAGAGTGTTGTCTCATCCTTCTATTGGAGGATTTTGGTCTCATTGTGGATGGAATTCAACCAAAGAAGGTATGCTTGCTGGGGTTTCGTTTTTGACATTTCCAATAATTATGGACCAACCAATTGATAGTAAGATGATAGTAGAGGATTGGAAGGTTGGGTGGAGGGTGAAGGAAGATGTTAAAGTGAATAATACTACTTTGATGAAGAAAGATGAAATTGTTATGCTAGTGCAGAAATTTATGGATTTGGATTGTGAGCTTGCAAGGGAAATCAGGGAAAGATCCAAAACTCCTCGGCAGATGTGTCGTCGTGCAATTACAAATGGTGGGTCAGCTGTTACTGATTTGAATGCCTTTGTTGGGGATTTAATGCAGGCAACATTGATACCATGA